AATAAAAGAAAACCAGCGCTTATAACGAGTCCGACCACTAAATTTAATGTGACGGCTAATGCTGATATTTTAGATGCTTCCATAAAACGTTTGGAACCGAGGTATTGAGATACGACGATCGCAGCGCCATTCCCAATTACTTCTAGTACCAAAATAGCGATATGAAGATATTGATTTGCTGCACCAACCCCAGATACAGCATCGTCTGATAATGCACTTAACATGAAAGTATCAGCGATCCCCATCAACATAAAAAGAAAAACTTCTAGAAAAATAGGCCATGTTAATAGGAATAAACTTAGTTTCTCAGTTGGCCCACTTTTTGAGTGAATTGCTGTCATATCTGTCCCCTCTTTACCGATATCTATTTTTAGCAAAGTGTATCGTAACATACTTTCATAGCCATTGCACTCATTTTAACCTACATATTTTTAATATGAAGAGACCTCCATTTTATGTTAATAAGAGAAGGATAATTATACGTAAAATATAATAGAATATAAAATTCATTTTTCTCTGATAATTTAGAAAAATATAAAAATAGTTTTTTTGACGTTTTAGTCAGGAAAAATAGCAATATGAAACGTTTACAAAGGTTTATTTTTTAACAGAAAATTTTAATAAAATAGAAATATAAATATACAAAGAATATATTTGTGTGTATAATATGAATTATTAGAACATATATATATTTCTTTCTGTTTGAAAATGAAAGGGCTAACATTTTTTGGAGGGGTGGAAGTATGAAAAAAAAGATACCAGTTTTTGTAGCATCAACAGTAGCGATGAGCATGGTTTTAGGGGCATGTAGTTATCAAAAAGATGAGCCGCAAGCGAACGCAAAAGGGGATAGCGGGAAAAGCGGTGCGAAGCAAGTTATAAACTTAATTGAAACACAAGAAATTCCAACGATGGATCCAGCTTTGTCAGCTGATGCAGTTTCTTCGAAAGTAATGAACAACACGATGGAAGGACTATACCGTCTTGGAAAAGATGATAAGTTAGTTCCAGGTGTAGCGAAAGAATTCCAAAAGTCAGAAGACGGTAAAAAGTATACATTTAAATTACGTGAAGATGCAAAATGGTCAAATGGTGAACCTGTAACAGCGAAAGATTTCGTATATGGATGGCAAAGAGCGATTAATCCAGATACAGCTGCAAAATCAGCGTACATTATGTATGATATAAAGAATGCAGAAAAAATTAATAAAAAAGAGATGAGTCCAGATCAATTAGGCGTAAAAGCAATTGATGATCACACGTTAGAAGTGGAATTAGATAATTCTATTCCATATCTTGTTGATTTAATGGTCTATCCGATCTTCTATCCTGTGAATGAAAAGTATGTAAAAGAGCAAGGTGCACAGTTTGGTTTAGAAGCAAATACAACACTTTATAACGGGCCATTTACATTAAGTGATTGGCAACATGAACGTAGCTTCAAAATGACAAAGAGCCCATCATATTGGGACAATAAAGAAGTGAAGCTTGAGGAAGTAAACTTTAATATTGTAAAAGATACGTCTACGCCAATTAATTTATATGAAACAAACGCAGTCGATCGAGCGACGTTATTAGCAGAGTTCATCGATAAATATAAAGGAAAACCAGATTTCAAAACGGTAGAAGATACTTCTGTATTCTTCCTTCGCTTAAATCAAAAAGACCCAGCTTTAGCAAATAAAAATATTCGTAAAGCAATTTCTCTTGGTTTTGACCGTAAACCATTCGTTGATACATTATTAAATAACGGTTCTAAGCCAGCGACGGGATTAATTCCTGACAATTTCATTAAAGGACCGGATAAAAAAGATTTCCGTGCTGAAAATGGAGATATTATAAAACCGAATGTAAAAGAAGCGAAAAAGTATTGGGAAGCTGGTAAAAAAGAACTTGGTAAAAATGAAATTGAATTAGAGATGTTAAATGAAGACGTGGAATTATCGAAGAAAACTGGTGAATATTTAAAAGGTGAGTTAGAAAAGAATTTACCAGGTTTAACAGTGAAAATTAAACAGCAGCCATTCGCGCAAAAACTAAAATTAGAAGATGCGGGTGACTATGTAATGTCATTCTCTGGATGGAGTGCAGATTTCCCAGATCCAGTTACATATCTTGATATGTTCGTAACTGACGGAGCACAGAATAAAATGAAGTATTCTAATCCGAAGTACGATGAGATTATTATGAAAGCGAAGAAAGATGGAAGCGACGTAAACGCTCGTTGGAAAAACTTATTAGAAGCAGAAAAAATGTTACTTGATGATGCTGCGATTGTTCCAGTATATCAACGTGGTAGAGCATATTTACAAAGAGAAACAATTAAAGATATGTACAATCATAAATATGGTGGCGAAGTAAGCTTCAAATGGGCATCAGTAGAGAAATAACAAAAAAAGCAGGTGATTACCTGCTTTTTTTAGTACGTACGTTTTTTATAAATGCCTTTTCCGCCAACTTGATTCCAACCAGATTGTACATCTAAACTTTTGTTAACAAACTTCATTTTTTCTTTCCCACCAAAGAGTTTTTCACCGATGCTATTTGTAATGACACCAATCAATGCTGTTATTCCAATGATGAGGGTAGCAACAATGATAAAATCAGTAAAAAAAGCAATCATATGCAAATTCCCCCTTTGCCTGCCTGTATTTTTATTGTATGAGATAAAAGGTAAAAAAGAAAGAAATGTCAGAAAAATGTTTGGCAATTTTAGAAATCGTATAGACATGGGTGATGAGATTTGTTAATATAAGAACAGATGTTCTTTCTGTTGTTTTAGCTTTTGGTCTTACATTTCTCAATTGAATTATTGGGAAAAGGTAAGAAAACGTTCTCTTTTAGGCGATTCATGTTATGAAAAAACAATCGTATATAACATGAAGTATATTGTAAAAAGCAGGCGTCAAAAGGGTTGAAGATTGTTGTTAGATGACAGTTAAAGTGAGTGTAATCATGTTACATAGCAGTGGAATACACGGAGAAGTTTTCTCAACTAGCAGTAAATTTACTGTATATTTCTTGCAAAAACTATTGTATAATGATTATAGAAGTTACTTATTAAAAGTAATTGTTGTTGCTTACATGAATTGTGATTTTTTACTTTGCTATAAGACAAGTTATCGTGAAAAATTGCGGAAGTTAGAAATTTAAACTGTAATTAGTACAGAATTTGTACTCTTTAAGGAGAGTGAGCTTTGTATGGTAACATTATATAGTTCTCCAAGCTGTACGTCTTGTAGAAAGGCGAAATTATGGCTAGAGGAAAATCATATTCCTTATACAGAACGTAATATTTTCTCAGATCCATTAACGATTGAGGAAATTAAAGAGATTTTACGTATGACAGAAAGCGGAACGGATGAGATTATTTCTACTCGTTCAAAAGTTTTCCAAGAATTAAATGTAAACTTAGAGTCTTTACCACTTCAAGATTTATATAAGATGATTCGTGACTATCCAGGGATTTTACGTCGTCCAATTATGATTGACGAGAAGCGCCTTCAAGTAGGTTACAACGAAGACGAAATCCGCCGTTTCTTACCACGTACAGTAAGAACGTTCCAATTGCGTGAAGCACAGCGTCTTGTAAATTAATTATAATAATATGAAAACCTTCTACCTATTATATAGTAGAAGGTTTTCTTTTAATGTTTCACATTTCGTAATCGAACTCGTTGAACGATAATACCGATGCATAAAACGGTGAAAATGAATAAGTAAGGAATACTTGTCGTGAAACTTGGGTTGTTATGAAAAAAAGTTGCAAGTCTGTCTTCATGTGTAATCATTTTTCCTGCTGTATAGGCGAGAACTGCTGCCCCGCAAAAAATGAGGAACGGAAAACGTTCCATGAGTATTAAAATAAGTTTGCTGCCCCAAATGATAATCGGGATAGAAATGAGTAGACCGATTATTACGAGTAATAATCTTCCGTGAGCTGCACCCGCAATGGCAATAACATTATCAAACCCCATAACGAGATCTGCGAATACAATCGTACGCACCGCTTGGAATAAAGTCGTTTTTCCCTGAATCGAAGAAAGATCGTTGTTGTTATCAGTTAGTAAATTTACTGCAATTAATGTGAGTAAAACTCCGCCGATGAGTTGTAAAAATGGGATGTCGAGTAAATAGACAGCTAGTATTGTGAGGAGAATTCGCAGCACAATTGCTAAAATAGTTCCAATCAAAATTGCTTTATTTCGTTTTGATTCAGGTAAATTTCGGCTAGCTAGTGCGATAACAATTGCGTTATCACCACCTAGTACAACATCGATACCGACGATCATTAGTACAGATGTTAAAAACTCTAAGTCCATTCGTCTGCCTCCATTTATGATGTTTTAATAAGCGATATGTATGTGATGAAGAAAGTTTGTTTAGCTTTTATCCCGCGCTTTTGGGATTAAATAATCTTCTCTTATAGAAGTTTTACTTTATTACAGTGTACGGGGCAATACGCAAATGTATGTCCAAATTTTTTGTGAACAGAGAATTGAAATAATGATATTTAGCCGACTATCTGCGGGTAGTAAGACTCCGTCACAAAACCCGGTTATAAAGAAAAGGAGTTAGTTTTGTGCTTTCCTGTCCGTAAATGCCCGATTAGTGTGGTTAATAATCAACGTGGATGAGCAAAGAACCCATCAATTAAAGTTTCAGTTTATGTAAGTAGCCGAATGCAGATAGGTATATAACTATTTTTGTAAAATAAATCGATTTTATTTCCATTCTGGAGAATCTTATCA
This genomic interval from Bacillus cereus contains the following:
- a CDS encoding peptide ABC transporter substrate-binding protein, producing MKKKIPVFVASTVAMSMVLGACSYQKDEPQANAKGDSGKSGAKQVINLIETQEIPTMDPALSADAVSSKVMNNTMEGLYRLGKDDKLVPGVAKEFQKSEDGKKYTFKLREDAKWSNGEPVTAKDFVYGWQRAINPDTAAKSAYIMYDIKNAEKINKKEMSPDQLGVKAIDDHTLEVELDNSIPYLVDLMVYPIFYPVNEKYVKEQGAQFGLEANTTLYNGPFTLSDWQHERSFKMTKSPSYWDNKEVKLEEVNFNIVKDTSTPINLYETNAVDRATLLAEFIDKYKGKPDFKTVEDTSVFFLRLNQKDPALANKNIRKAISLGFDRKPFVDTLLNNGSKPATGLIPDNFIKGPDKKDFRAENGDIIKPNVKEAKKYWEAGKKELGKNEIELEMLNEDVELSKKTGEYLKGELEKNLPGLTVKIKQQPFAQKLKLEDAGDYVMSFSGWSADFPDPVTYLDMFVTDGAQNKMKYSNPKYDEIIMKAKKDGSDVNARWKNLLEAEKMLLDDAAIVPVYQRGRAYLQRETIKDMYNHKYGGEVSFKWASVEK
- the spx gene encoding transcriptional regulator Spx, yielding MVTLYSSPSCTSCRKAKLWLEENHIPYTERNIFSDPLTIEEIKEILRMTESGTDEIISTRSKVFQELNVNLESLPLQDLYKMIRDYPGILRRPIMIDEKRLQVGYNEDEIRRFLPRTVRTFQLREAQRLVN
- a CDS encoding TerC family protein produces the protein MDLEFLTSVLMIVGIDVVLGGDNAIVIALASRNLPESKRNKAILIGTILAIVLRILLTILAVYLLDIPFLQLIGGVLLTLIAVNLLTDNNNDLSSIQGKTTLFQAVRTIVFADLVMGFDNVIAIAGAAHGRLLLVIIGLLISIPIIIWGSKLILILMERFPFLIFCGAAVLAYTAGKMITHEDRLATFFHNNPSFTTSIPYLFIFTVLCIGIIVQRVRLRNVKH